The genomic stretch TGTTTCATATCAAAGCGGGCGGGGATTTTACCCCACATAATTCTAGTTTTGAACGTAGTGAGCAGTATCCATTTCCTATATATGCAAATGGGCTAGAAAACCAAGGTCTTTATGGGTTCACAACCTCTCCCCAATGTGAAGCGGGTTCTATTACAGTAACTGCACGTGGCACGCTTGGAGTAGCCTTTTACCGTGACACACCTTTTACCCCTATAGGCAGATTGTTGGCTTTGCAACCTAAATCTGAATTAGAAGGAAAGTTCTTTAGCGCATATCTAAATACGTTTGCC from Candidatus Woesearchaeota archaeon encodes the following:
- a CDS encoding restriction endonuclease subunit S, with translation MVKIKDTHIPPGYKKTEVGVIPEEWGISTIGDLFHIKAGGDFTPHNSSFERSEQYPFPIYANGLENQGLYGFTTSPQCEAGSITVTARGTLGVAFYRDTPFTPIGRLLALQPKSELEGKFFSAYLNTFAHFAIESTGVPQLTAPQISRYWLPLPPLSEQRAIARVLSDVDGLLEALDGLIEKKR